The Scleropages formosus chromosome 3, fSclFor1.1, whole genome shotgun sequence genome contains the following window.
ctcactaTGGCAATGGAATGGCCTGTAACTTCTGCACAgacaaacagcagtgtgtgtaccATAGATGCGCCAAGCGTGGGGGAGCTGGGTGCTCACAGGATGGCCTTGTAATCATCTTCAACTGTTAAAATGCTGAATAACCATGCAGTACACTTTATGGCCATTCAATCAATATTCTTATGCACTGATTAAGGTATGTATCTAGGGTAGCTCCGGCTACACGCATCCCATTGCTATCACTTTTCCGGAGTAGTCAACACTGCATGGACCCCACTGCTAATACTTTTCTGGAGCAGCCAATGCAACACATATCCCACTTCCAACACTCTTCTGTGGTTGTCGATGTCACATGCATCCCATACCTACCATTACAAGAAACATTCCTATACAAATACAGGTTTCTGCTACATTATCAGTGCTACTGATATCACGAAGAGTCTGCTGAGCATGTCCAATGTTACTGGGCACTGCAACACCACAAGAAAGATGGTAGTAAATACCACCTGGGCTAAAGGACGCTCAGCATTAAGCCTGGTCTCCGATGCAAGACCGCAGCTTGAGAACGTGTTGGTGCTTCATGCTCACCGCTCCCCTACCTTGGGATGCCAGCATGGCCCCTGCTGTTTCCTGGAAGTCCAGCAACTGCTGCAGGAAGAGGATGGCCTGCGGGGGTGCACAGCAACATCGCATGAATCGCACACACGACACACGGTCAACATGCACAAATGTAACCGGGACCGTCTCTGCAGATGAGTTATAAAGAAAATGAGACGTGCTGCCACAATGCAAAAAACTGTTCTTCATCTTCAGTGATCTAGCAAAACACGCTCTTGGACCATGAACAGACAGGATTCATCAGTCACATTTCTAGCCAGCAGTAAAAAGAGACAGGACTTACATTGCTGGTCAGCTCGTGAACCGTTCCATCCTTTGGCATGTTGTACTCCTTGTCCGGGTCATTCTGTCCCCAGGAGGTAAAAAGGCGTCAAAACGGACATATGGCTTTTCTGttaagggtcctacagcagttCGTAACAAACACGTCCGCTTGGGCTTGAGGTCACAAATCTGAATTCCGACATGTCGTGCTTGTGTAACATCATCTGCTGTTGTCACCTCAACACCTTCTTTTTAGCGAAACAGCAACACTAAGCTACACAAACTGAATTATAAGCAAATTATTCACTGTACCACTCTGTTGTGCTGcaccttaaaatgtttaaacaatgaaataaatcttAATCCGAAGCATGACGTTATCCCAATCCCAGGCAACGCAGGAGTCGCGTTCTCACCTTGATGCTGTCGGCGAACTCTTCGAGGGCTTTGGCTCCGATGGTCTCCATGGAGGTGATCAACGCGGGAAGCTTGTTCTTCGTGCTGGCTGCAGTGCCCTGATGACACCATGTTAGCATTAACTTTCTGCCAATAATATGGGTTTGAGGATAATGCACAGACTGGGAGCAACACCCAACACTCGCTAGTTTACACTCATTCGTTTAGCTTCTCCAatgtacatctccaagaacaacgCAAAATGTGCATCAACAGAAGGTTGATTGTTGCCCCGAAGATACTTTATTTGCATAGCTTTTGTTTCTCACATTAATACCTTCGGgaacattttttgttctgttcaaCTCTGGATAAAAGCTTGTGATCAGCAACTAAACATCACTACTAATACATATACTGCAATGTGGGACCAAAATGGGACCGTTGGTTGTGTAGGGTGagggttactgcctttggatccaaaggtcacagggttgatcccacctctggctgtagtactcctgagcaaggtacttaccatgaattactccagtaaaattgcccagccgtataaatgggtaaagaattgtaagcctgtaactgtaataaatgtaatcttaacattgtcagtggagaagtgtcagctaaatgaataaatgtaaatatactataTGAAGTACACACGGCCAGTGTAAGagcaaacaacaacaacttttACATAGATTAATCTGGGCTTTGTACCCTCCCTAATTAGTCACAAAAGCAGCGCAGTAACACAACACAAGTGGCTCCTATACCCGCGGCTGAAGGGGGGACATTTTCCATTCATCAGCTCATCACCCATTTCCTTTCACCTCCTTCTCAAACCTCTACATGTTGCACCGCAGTCTTCCACACAGACAGGTGGTGCCACCGCCCCCCAAAGCCTCACCGCACTCAACGCGCCCACACCTGCAGCGTGCTGTCGAACTCCGGCTTGGTTTGCTTCAGGTGCCGCAGGATGGGGAAGATGGTGAGGACGGCCGAGTAGTCGTGCCGCATGATGGCGCGTCTGGCGGCCGAAACGATGCTCTCGCCCTCCAGCATCAGGTTGTCCAGAGCCTCCTGTGTGGGGACGGGCACCACAGAGACACAAGACTGGCACCAGCAGCGGCCTCGCTACCTGTGCTCAACCCCACTATGATGTGTCCTTCACCGCCTGAATGGACTTACTGTCCCTCACAAGGACCAGCTCTTCTGAAACTAGCGAACCCACCTATACGCTAActtcaactttttttaattagttagGAAACACGCAAATCCACGAAAGCTTTGACACGGCAGAAGGTTCTGGTCGAGTAGGTGAATTGCTGTCGTCGCCCGACCTGGATGAGGGAGTCGAAGGTCTTCTTTTGGTGGTGCTCGGGGATGATCTCGGTCAGCAGAGAGTACTCGCTCTGGGCGAGCTTCACGAAGGCGCTGATGCAGTGGATGTAGGAGTCGATCTCGATGTCCAGCATGTCATCCTTCCCTGCGAGGCCAGCGAAGGACGTACGGAGATGAGGTTACCATCATTTACCGCGCTTACCATGCACTGCAACGGTGCTCACTGGGAGCCCTCTCAGCACATGGTCAAGTCAATCCAGTATAAACTCGTTCTGATTCAAGAACAACATAAACGTTTATAATGCGTGGCATCATATGTGCGCCGTATACAGTAAAGAGCCCTCTGAGGGCACGTGCCAAAAAATGAAACCAATAAATAGATGCGTTTAAAATCTCATCAAAATTACAGGCAAGGAAATTGTGCTTCTTGTGCAGCTGGGTTTCTGAATCATTAAAACATCTTCAAAAGACAAACGTGGTTGTAGTAGCAGTAAAAGTTATAATTTAGCTTCCTGAACACATGGAGGCCATAAACATAGTCTCACTTGCATTCTGTATCTCATGTGAAattcaggaaaagaaaaaaaaaaaaaaaaaaaaaaaaagattgcaaaTAGACAAGAAAGGCTTTGCGGACAGGGAGAGTCCCGAAACGCGGTAAAGCTGGGTAAAACTTTGTTCCAGTAACGCAGACTGGCACATTTTTACCAGCGTTTCTTACAGAAAAGTGTGTTGACAAATCTGAACCTTCTCCAAAGGTCAAGTGTCGTGGCTAACTGTAGAGATTCCTCTGCAGCACCACGGGATGCGCTACCCAGAATTCCCTGGGTCACCCAGTCTCCCTCTGCCTCCACGGTACTCACCTGCAGTCACCCCGTGCTTCTCGTTCAGGACGTCAGTGAGGTGTTTGACCCGCAGGTCGTGATCGTGACCTAATGGTTGAGGATTTGGCGTTATTGGCCGTTAGTCCTGTCGCGCCAACGCCTGGGCCGAAAGGTCGACCTGGGATGCGATCGCCTACAGACACATACCGGCCACCAGGCACCCAGCAGCGGAAGCAGAGGGAACCCGCGGTAGgaggcagcgtgtgtgtgtgtgcgtgcgcgtgtgtgtttcaccTCATTCAGCCGGGTTACAGGAACCAACCGTCGGGAGAAAGTCATAGAGAAAGTCACAGAAGCTCTGGATCTTGCTGGGGTTTCTTCAAACTACTTTTACCCTCAACGCTTCGGCTCTAGAATGGCAGTGTGCAGCTGCCTCGCTTTATAAATCTCTGCACACTTGTTCCTTCGTGGAAATTTCACGCGTCGCCGTTTTCTGTCCAGTTATTCCCACATCAAGAGACATTCAAATTCTCCAAGTCTTCAAAGAACAATTTCCAGGGCAGGTCGCATCATGGTCAAAAAGCCCTGTGTTACCAACTATGGCATTTACTGAACCTTcacttaaccctaaccctaaggtaAAACTGAACCACACACCAGTCACTTCATTTACAGGCATCTGTTAAAgacacaaatgtaaatatttcctgGCTCCTTCCACAAAGCATCTGTGACTCCGGTTGGTTCCTGATGTCCGGGTCTCCGTCCAGACGGACGGGCTGCACTCAGAACAAAACCCCCTGAGGAACAACAACACCAGCGGCACGGGAACGACACCGAGAGAAGACAGGGATGCGTTACCTTCCAAAGGAGACAGGTTAGAGCCCCCCTTTTTCCCATCCAGCCCATGCTGAGAGTACTGTTTCAGTAGGTTCTGAGCCTTACGGATCGTCCCTGTTCCCAcgggaaaaaaagagagggagggggtgCCAGGAAGGGGGACAGCccagcaggagagagagggaggcagatagaagataaaataataataataatgatgataataataataatgatagtaataataataataataataataataataataaaaggaggagaggaaaggcTAGAAAGTGAGTATTGAACCACCaatgccaccacatccccccaccAAACAGCGCGGTGCTGTGGAGAGAGAGGTCCGTGAAGACCAGAGCCTAGTGCCGCAACGCAACACAGCCACATGAGACAAGCGCAGCAAGGCACAGCGCAGCAGAGCCGAGGCCTGGAGCGCCAGGACACACTCCGACAGCAGGTAGAGTGAACACACAAAGTACAGGTTATTCATCCACATACACAACACATGGCAGTTACACTcgcgtcgtcgtcatcatcatcatcatcatcatcatagctGTTTAGGCAGTTAGTCATTGACAGGAGCTTCGTCACAATGTGAGTGATAATTCAGCATTCGTAAAGTTAAACCTCACAGCACGTTCACCTGTCAGGCAACCGCTCGTGCCTGCGGTGCCCTGCACGTTCACGGAGCGTGCGGACTCCCACCGCACAGTTACGGCATCTGCATCTTAGCCGACGGTAATAATTAACTGCTTTTTAAAGCGCTAATCAAATCTTACTGCGGCAATCTGCGTGGTCTTTAGAGCGCTCGTGAGCCCTGCAGTCTGCTGGTTTCTGTTCCGAGTTCGGAATTTGCCTCCGTGAGGAAATCGGGTCGCAAAGGGTTTGAAATTCCTTAGTAAAGCGAAACATAGTAAGTTCAGTGCTGGCGAGTAACATCCTTCCACAGTCACGGAGGGACGGAGGAGCTGAACGGCAATTGGGCGCGACAGCAAAGCCACCAGACCAATCACTCCTTGCGGACGGAGACCACGCTGGTATCACTCCGCCGGGTGCCACCGTGGGATGAGGAAGCGAACCGATGACTGATTTGCTCACACTTGCATAACATGTCAATCTCAGGTGCAGGTGGCGTGCAGTGATTCGCTGTCCATCTGTCTGGCACACAGAGGCTGCGGAGGCACTAAACACAGAGCAAACGAAAGCACCTAATGCTGCGGAGCTGAGATTAAGGCGCTGCTCTAGTACTCCTGACTAAGGAGTATGTGGTTCATTTACTTATGGGATTTTCTGCTCTACTGACTTCTTGTGTTGTAATTGCGCTTTTCTACGCAGTTGAGCCTCCGGCGCTCTCCTGGCTGCAGGATGGATAGGAGCAGCGGTGAAAGACGGCgccaaataaaacacaagcaaGCGATGGGCGTGTTGGCAAACTGACAGCGAGTCTTTACCTGGGATGTACACTGCCATCATTGCAACcggcacaaaaacaaaagagaagggATAACAGGTTAATCAAAGTGAACGAAgggagggggcggggagggggggtgatgCGAGGAAACTCACCGAGACTCTACCCTATTAAACCACAGGGAGCCATGAGCTTGCAGCCAATTTGACTTTTACGAATCATGATGGACTTTAAGTATGCAACAGGCCATTTGTGCTGCGATTCAGTGTCAAACGTTGATTTAGCGTTGTGTGGAGCATTGTGAGATGCGAATGGCCGCTATGCGTAACTGGGCTGTCTGGGGGCTGGGTCTCTAGAGTGGGGGGggacagacggacggacggtCTCTCTCTTACCTGGTCTCTTTGGCGGCTTCTTGGTGGGAGTGTCCTTGCGCTTGTTCTGGACAGCGGGAGAGTAGAGGACCCcggaggagctgctgcttttgcggAAGTGCTCCTTCAGGCCTTTGATGGAGCGGTCCAGCTGGCTGGAACGGATCTGGTAGTACACGTTCATGAAGTCTGCGGGAAAAGGGAAGGTTAGAAGGACGACCAAGGGCCACAACATCTGCAGTCATCGGAAGAGCAATGGAGTAAATCTACAGAAGTCGCCAACATCGGGAAGAGAAACAGCACCAGAGCTATTCTGACACATCAAAGCGTGGAATCGTAGCCCGGATATGAGGCAGGGCGTGGGGACGCACCCTGGTTGCGGCCGTATTCCACCAGCCAGCCAGCGATGCAGATGATGTCCTGGAGCACGGCCTCGGGAAGATGCTCCAGCGTGACTTCCTCCTGCACTTCCAGGTCGTCATCCACGCCAATGGCATCCAGGATCAGGATGGGCGGAACCGGCTTGCTGTAGCGTGTGAGCAGACTCCGAAACTCTGCTTCCAGCAGCTCCTTCCCCTTCTCGAAGCGCGCTTTCTGGACAGGAGTGCAAATGAGCGACGGTACAATACTGAGCACGGTGTGGGACAAAATACGCGATTCTCAGGTTCCTGCTCTGTCTCTGAGGCAAAGATGGAGACAATGAGCAACAGTGTCTACATGTCACTCCATTATACTACGACAGTGAAATGCGTTGTTCCAATGAGTCACAAAGGTCAtcttaaaaataagaaattaatgtTCGAGCTACTGATCAATTGACTAACTGGCTGATCTATTCATACCCACCCTGCTGCTCAAATTTACAGTCAGACCAAAACCCATGAAGACACGTAGAAAACTCCAGTCTTTTAGtgttagtttaaaaaaactggttttcGGCGCGTTCAGTATCCTCCTAATATTGTCGGTGTAACTAAACTCAGCGATTCTGAATACCCATGTAAGACGGAGACACTGACTTGGTTTATTTAGAAAAACTATTCAAAGGCGTAGACACAACGACCCCTGTTCTGGCACAACTGTATCAAATTCGAGACTCGGTTACAGCTTGCAACACCATCAATGGATCTCcaccctgatacctacaggacctgatcacttgctacaccacAGCAAGGCCACTACACTCCTCTACCTCTGGCTGCTCCGTGGTCCCATTAACAAGaattccaaaatcaaaagtctcaCGGTCCTCAGTTTTGGCCCCAACGGGGTGGAATGATCTCCGTTTGTCCCTCGAAACTGCcaaatccctttcaacatttaaggaaggtctcaaaacacatctcttttggacctgATTCTTTCCTGATGCCCCATCTGCACCATAATACTGTTGTACATCAGAAAAGTCTGTAATCCCTTCAATTGGTGGTACTGGTGTCTCTTGaactgttggtgaaatgcacttttgtttactctgagttatatgttactttggagaaaaacatctgcaaaaaataaaggCAATGAAGTGACATCATCAAACTGATACGTAGGTTGGATTCacaggaggaaagaaagagacaCCGATAAGACCACCGACTGTCCTGCAGCTATTTAAAGAGTAAAGGATTAAGGAGATGCTTGTATACCACTGTGTTCAGCTCTGGGCTGTCAGGATTGTTGTCCTGGAAGTACTCCACCGCTTTCTGGATCTTTGCAATGCAGGCCAGGTACTCGTCCAGACGGCCAGCAGGTCTGAagcacatacaaatacacacagatgcCACAGATCACCCAGCGATGACAATACCTGCTGGATGATCATCAACATACAATGCAAACATCGTAGGAGTTTCAATTATACTGCATTCAAAAAAGCTGATGGGTTTAATGACAGAATCCAGCAGAGGATTTTAATCCTTCTCTGGCTAGTGGAAAACATATATGGTTGATAAGTAAAACACGTATCCAGGTCACCTGACCCTAGCTATGTTTTGCCATCATCCGCTTACACATTGAAGCTCCTCAGGAACGGGAATCAACCCGGGCAAGAGCTGGGTCGCAGACCCTCGTCCCCACCGGTTCTTACCCCTCTTTGATGATCTTGTCAGTCTCCTTGGCCACGTGGTAGTAGCTGATGACGTGATCCAGGCAGGACAGGGTCTTGTCCACATTCTCCTGCAGCCTCTGCAGGTTCTCCGTCTGCTTGTGCACGGGGATGATGCGCTCCTCGAGGTGCACCAGCCGTGTCTCGAACGACGACAGGATCGACACCTGGATTGAGCGGGCAGAGCTCAGCATGAGGCTTTCACGTGTACCACGGGACATCCCATCCCACTGATTCAAGTCAACAGACAAATTAACGCACCTGATCTCTGCAGCAAAACGAACATTCAGACAGGTGCACTAGTTAAATGGGAAATAAATCTGACCACAAGTTAAGAAAATGGGAAatcaattcatccatccatccattttcttggccGCGTTGGCAataaggagagcagagaagcccagacgtccctgtccctcacgacttcctccagctcaacctgggggatccccagctgctccggggccaactgggagatataatctctccagcgggccCTGGGcagacctcggggcctcgtcccactTGGCCGTGCCTgatatacctccaaagggaggtgcccagggggcatccttaccagatccccgaaccacctcaactggctcctctcaatgcgggaGAGTAATACTGCTGATCAATTCAGATCAACAGTATTAAACCTTTTGCACCAGACTTTTCCGCTGTACTGTGACACTGCGCTCAGTGTGATGAAGCTCTTTAGGGCAGAAACTGGGACGAAAGTCCATCTGGAATGAAGGACCAGGAGTGTGTTTGAGGCACCCAGGTTGTCTTACCATGCCTTTGGTCAGCTGGTTGCTCTTCTCTAGGTTGTCCCGTATGAATGACAGGGTGTCTTGCTCCTACAGGTAAATGAAAGATTTTCGTGACAGGGGCCGTGCGATGGTGCGCGAAACGTAAAGACACATTTACACCAATAAACCAGCTGCACAACTGAGGAAACATCTGGATGTGTCAGAGCTGAGAGAGGAGTCCTGTCAAAGCCTTAGCTTCGCCACCTCCCTCACATGACAGAGTACCGCATGCTGACAGTATTTCCTCACAAGTCCTTAGAGAACATGGGAAATAATAGCACCATTTAATAACGACCATTTATATTTGTTAGCAGCGTAAAGAGAAACAAGATTTGGCTGGAGGGAAATGCTGTCTCTGAGAAAAGGGGTAAATTTAATAGAATACAATGCAGGCAGGCAGGTGCaggtgcgcgcgcacgcgcacgcacacacacacacacacacacacacacacacacacacacacacacacacacacacacgacgagAGCTAATCCAgagtgtatttctttttcccctccctctctcttcttctcttttttttccttttcttttattttcctgcGCTCACCTGCTTCAGCTTCTCCTCAATCTCCCGCTTCCTGGCGGACGCGTCCTCAGTCGGGATCATCCTGCCGTTCGCCGCCGACTCCGCGATACTTTCTTTGACAATCCGAACAGTTACAATGTATCTCTTCCCTACAAAGCCTCAACACGGACCCAGCCCAGAACGAAACCACAGGAAGTCTTGTGAACCGAGCCACTCTTCCGCTTCCGATCCACGCCGGTCATGTTCGGGCGCCATTTTTGTTGTGGCCTGGATGGACTCATAATggacatttaaacattaaaagtttaaaactaCGCAGACTGAAAACTGCCCGCTTCAGTCGTCGGATTTATTTATACCTGAAACTTcgtaaaaatgctttttttgacGTCAAGCGTTACAATGTTGTAATAACTTCGTTTTAAGTTTTTTACTTGATCTCGCATCAGTAATGTTTATACCGCCATTGTCCGCAGGTCGGCGCTGTGCACTTAACGGGTTGTCTGTGAAGAAAACAGAGTAACACACTAGGCACGGACGCCACAACTGACCCTTTAATTTAAAACAGGCTTTTGCCTCAAGGcgcttttcatttaaaaactacAATTAGACTAATAAATGCTGACCCCTGCCAAAGTACTAGGTATCAAAATTAtgccttttttatattttattcacggattttattccattttactCCACAAAACGAGAACGATTTGACATCACCGCCCCTGCAACTGCGCATGCGCCACTTTCTTCACAGCGCACGACTTAATCTCTCTTTTAATATATGCTCTTTACTGCTTgatattaaatactgtacattttaaaagttacaCACCTTTGACTGTAGTCAGACAGGGCTTGGTCCGGGCATTAAATTCTCTTTCTTAGAATCGTCTAATGTCTCGCTtcaaaatttgcataaattcCCGTCGTGCTCTGCGGATTTTACCGTGAAGAATGAAGGAACCAATTTGATTTTGCGATTAGTGCCTTAAGAGCCCTTTAAGACACAAGTGAAAGGTGTGTAACGGATTGTGCGGGCGAAAACAGTTTGGTCAACATGTGACTCATTGCGGTACCTCCGTGCAACCGCGGGCCGGACTGTGCGGTCGACGAGTGCGCTTCCCGCCGCTCGCGTTACGTTTCAGTTCACTCATGTTTCTCTTCAGATCGTATAAATCTTTCGCCTTTTACTAAAGATTTCCGTGGAGAGGAACAACTATGAGTTTCAACTAATTTTTTGATGCCCTACTTTATGTGGGGCTGTTTTCCTGGTGAAACTATAGAACAATCTTTTAAATTTTGGTTAATTACGCTGTTGTTTCTTATATGAGCGTATGTACTCCATCAGTGTTGAAGTTacacatcattattttttttatgtatgcGGTAGTATTATGTCGTTTTATTGcctcatttatttgtttttagcgTCGTGTTTTCTGTCTTATAGTTGTCATACACTTGTACATTTGCGTTTTATGTAGCCCTGTATTCTGTTCTGTGTGGGATTATattctccggagaaacgacttTTTGTTCTACTGTATACGAGCTGCAGGGGGGAATGACAATAAACACCACTTGAACTCTCTGTTGTGAACtgaatataattaattaattcattcgaCGGGTCCTGTGAACAGCGCCCCCCTACAATGCGGTGAACACGAACATGCGCAGTCGCATTACCGTCcgtatttgcatatatttctcCCATTGTACATTGCGACCCACAGACACATAGAAACATGTCCTTCTGGTTCATTAAGGACTGTATTTCTACTGAAACACAAGCTTCTTGttgtatataattatttttattgtttatatccGTGTCCGTGTGTGAAACAAAGTGCAGTGTGTTCCCGCACCTCTAATGGGGAAGTGCAGTGCGGCGACTGCGGCTCGCGGCACTCAGGAAGGTCGTTAGTTCactcatgtttttcttcagctcGTATAAATCTTTCGCCTTTTACTAAAGGTTTCCGTGGAGAGGAACAACTATGAGTTCTACCAATTTTTTGATGCCCTGTTTTACGCGGGGCTGCTTTACTGgtgaaaatatagaaatatcTGTGTTATTGTTCATTAGAAATTTTTCTAGCATTGTATGTAGTACATTGGTAGTTCTAGGGGGGTGTTTGTTTTCAGCGCACCTACAATCTTGATATATTAGGTTACACTACGTTGATTTTCATtgtcttgtttctttgttctgagcGTCGTGTTTCTTGTCTTGTAGTCATCATACATtgttgtatatttgtattttacgTAGTCCTGCGTACTGCTGTGTTGGACTGtagtctccggagaaacgacattttgtATCTCTGTATACGAGCTATATGgagaaataacaataaacacTCCTTGAACTAATTGTCTGTTGTGAACTAAATGTAAGTCTGATAACTCacgttttttacatttacttcctTTTTCCCTTGCGAGCTTATTTCTCAAATATTATATGTTTGGTTACTTTTCCCGCTTGTGTACGTATATAGCACACTGCATGCTTGGAGCCACCACAGTGAACCTTCCTCTGGAATTTACAAAATttgattaattcattcattcattcgacGGGTCCTGTGAACAGCGCCCCCTACAATGCGGTGAGCACGGACATGCGCAGTCGCATTACCGTCCGTATTTGCATATATGTCTCCCATTGTACATTGCGGCCCACAGACACATAGAAACAAGCCATTTTGGTTCATTAAGGACTACATTTCTACTAAAACACAAGTCTCGAGTtgtgtataattatttttattgtttatatccGTGATTGTGTATGAAACAAAGTGCTGCGTGACCCCGCACCTCTAATGGGGAAGTGCAGTGCGGCGACTGCGGCTCGCGGCACTCAGGAAGATCATTAGTTCACTCATGTTTCTCTTCAGCTCGTATAAATCTTTCGCCTTTTACTAAAGATTTCCGTGGAGAGGAACAACCATGAGTTTTACCAATTTTTTGATGCCTTGTTTACGCAGGGCTTCCTATAACTGTTGAAAAGCAGATTAGACACCCACTGTTCACTCCTGTaaccacagaaaaagaaacagcagtATTATCAGCTaggaaatacataaaaaacacGGAACAAGCGATCCgtctttatttatataaatattcataaagaTCTACCAGAATGTAGTTGTAACATGTACGGAAGTATGTACAAAAACATAGTTTACTATAATATTCAGTagaactgaaaaaatatgttctgaaacaatgaaggaaaaaaaaaatcaagaacaGAAGAGTTAGTTTGGGATCATCACAGAAAACTATATTGTGGTTCACAAGGTTTTAACGTAGCATCCGAAGAACTCATTATcgcatgaaaaaaatacatcacttTCTCTTAATAAAGAAGTTACAAataattcctgtttttttttttttacattaatgtacaAGAAAAATCCCATACAGGGCATCAACGCTAACACATTCATTCTTTCTCTTGACTCTAAGATTCTTCTTGTTTAGCCATTGCCT
Protein-coding sequences here:
- the exoc7 gene encoding exocyst complex component 7 isoform X13, whose protein sequence is MIPTEDASARKREIEEKLKQEQDTLSFIRDNLEKSNQLTKGMVSILSSFETRLVHLEERIIPVHKQTENLQRLQENVDKTLSCLDHVISYYHVAKETDKIIKEGPAGRLDEYLACIAKIQKAVEYFQDNNPDSPELNTVKARFEKGKELLEAEFRSLLTRYSKPVPPILILDAIGVDDDLEVQEEVTLEHLPEAVLQDIICIAGWLVEYGRNQDFMNVYYQIRSSQLDRSIKGLKEHFRKSSSSSGVLYSPAVQNKRKDTPTKKPPKRPGKDDMLDIEIDSYIHCISAFVKLAQSEYSLLTEIIPEHHQKKTFDSLIQEALDNLMLEGESIVSAARRAIMRHDYSAVLTIFPILRHLKQTKPEFDSTLQGTAASTKNKLPALITSMETIGAKALEEFADSIKNDPDKEYNMPKDGTVHELTSNAILFLQQLLDFQETAGAMLASQETSSSASSYSSEFSRRLLSTYICKVLGNLQLNLLSKSKVYEDPALSAIFLHNNYNYTLKSLEKSELIQLVAVTQKKPENVYRELIEREIQTYQRSWLRVTEYLTDRNMPPFQQGAKLKDKERQMIKDKFKGFNDGLEELCKIQKGWAIPDKEQRDAIRQAQKKVVSQAYRDFLSRYANISFTKNPEKYNKYRPEQVEEMIEKLFDTSA
- the exoc7 gene encoding exocyst complex component 7 isoform X10; its protein translation is MIPTEDASARKREIEEKLKQEQDTLSFIRDNLEKSNQLTKGMVSILSSFETRLVHLEERIIPVHKQTENLQRLQENVDKTLSCLDHVISYYHVAKETDKIIKEGPAGRLDEYLACIAKIQKAVEYFQDNNPDSPELNTVKARFEKGKELLEAEFRSLLTRYSKPVPPILILDAIGVDDDLEVQEEVTLEHLPEAVLQDIICIAGWLVEYGRNQDFMNVYYQIRSSQLDRSIKGLKEHFRKSSSSSGVLYSPAVQNKRKDTPTKKPPKRPGTIRKAQNLLKQYSQHGLDGKKGGSNLSPLEGKDDMLDIEIDSYIHCISAFVKLAQSEYSLLTEIIPEHHQKKTFDSLIQEALDNLMLEGESIVSAARRAIMRHDYSAVLTIFPILRHLKQTKPEFDSTLQGTAASTKNKLPALITSMETIGAKALEEFADSIKNDPDKEYNMPKDGTVHELTSNAILFLQQLLDFQETAGAMLASQETSSSASSYSSEFSRRLLSTYICKVLGNLQLNLLSKSKVYEDPALSAIFLHNNYNYTLKSLEKSELIQLVAVTQKKPENVYRELIEREIQTYQRSWLRVTEYLTDRNMPPFQQGAKLKDKERQMIKDKFKGFNDGLEELCKIQKGWAIPDKEQRDAIRQAQKKVVSQAYRDFLSRYANISFTKNPEKYNKYRPEQVEEMIEKLFDTSA
- the exoc7 gene encoding exocyst complex component 7 isoform X8, with protein sequence MIPTEDASARKREIEEKLKQEQDTLSFIRDNLEKSNQLTKGMVSILSSFETRLVHLEERIIPVHKQTENLQRLQENVDKTLSCLDHVISYYHVAKETDKIIKEGPAGRLDEYLACIAKIQKAVEYFQDNNPDSPELNTVKARFEKGKELLEAEFRSLLTRYSKPVPPILILDAIGVDDDLEVQEEVTLEHLPEAVLQDIICIAGWLVEYGRNQDFMNVYYQIRSSQLDRSIKGLKEHFRKSSSSSGVLYSPAVQNKRKDTPTKKPPKRPGHDHDLRVKHLTDVLNEKHGVTAGKDDMLDIEIDSYIHCISAFVKLAQSEYSLLTEIIPEHHQKKTFDSLIQEALDNLMLEGESIVSAARRAIMRHDYSAVLTIFPILRHLKQTKPEFDSTLQGTAASTKNKLPALITSMETIGAKALEEFADSIKNDPDKEYNMPKDGTVHELTSNAILFLQQLLDFQETAGAMLASQVLGDTYNIPLDPRETSSSASSYSSEFSRRLLSTYICKVLGNLQLNLLSKSKVYEDPALSAIFLHNNYNYTLKSLEKSELIQLVAVTQKKPENVYRELIEREIQTYQRSWLRVTEYLTDRNMPPFQQGAKLKDKERQMIKDKFKGFNDGLEELCKIQKGWAIPDKEQRDAIRQAQKKVVSQAYRDFLSRYANISFTKNPEKYNKYRPEQVEEMIEKLFDTSA